Proteins from a single region of Echeneis naucrates chromosome 14, fEcheNa1.1, whole genome shotgun sequence:
- the gtf2ird1 gene encoding general transcription factor II-I repeat domain-containing protein 1 isoform X2 — protein MAQMRKLACDGIRTNSRGEPQVPLVSARQEILTSLVSALDSVCMAMSKLNAEVACVTVHEDSVIAVGTEKGRVFLNSRREIQTDFYKFCRVPCLQNLTTANSHTKDQDGDLSKLSKDGEHGKQRAPSDVQSNIFVLRKMVEEVFTVLYSEAVGKSSLVPVPYEWIQKDPSCVVAHGLPDGVTLKKPSEYDIKTLMKILEQSHRIQLIVKRPAEDLSREAKSTADISHNNSAAVMTPSGHGPGKSTTQVVTSPSPATSSNSVLSNFLYGMPMSSKPHPDGKLDFKPMSLLNLGKDRLANWTDKNMSVKDCTSNDETTRLPGEQGHSPPGVHISKRLLFSIVHEKSEKWDSFIRETEDINTLRECVQILFNSRYAEALGLDHMVPVPYRKIACDPGAVEIIGIPDQIPFKRPCTYGVPKLKRILDERHGIRFIVKRMFDERIFTAAGKIAREEGKHDLGSTPEDSFPDNLSIPPTAAELVSNPQNSRSTSACVSPLAECEAGPSGDCIPLKRIKTEPPDGEIIQVTVPDAGTAGEEPSESVAEPAAAAACPPTASPSAPPAPAAPPAPLHPPENHTAEALSPGAASQGIRRSSEAGSLVEDIGEMILQLRRQVESLFSIKYAEALGLPEPAKVPYSKFQMYPEDLYVTGLPEGISLRRPNCFGAAKLRKILAVSSQIQFVVKRPELLTEQVKQEMPSIPVCDSELDTKDAAPATEDTAAISKRPGFSECLESKLSRIDLANTLREQVQDLFNRKYGEALGIKYPVQVPYKRIKNNPDSVIIEGLPPGIPFRKPCTFGSQNLERILAVADKISFTITRPFQGLIPKPAPRRVTLLKKAYASISDEDDINRMGEKVVLREQVKELFNKKYGEALGLDRSVMVPYKLIRGSPESVEVSGLPDDIPFRNPNTYDIACLEKILQAADKITFNIKSQLQPFAEICSQACNTGTDASTNRRKRKRVQESNRVPASSDLGLSTNQIPMMQWPMYMVDYSGVNVQVPGKVNY, from the exons ATGGCTCAGATGAGGAAGTTGGCATGTGATGGCATCAGGACAAACTCCCGGGGCGAGCCGCAGGTCCCTCTGGTGTCTGCCAGACAGGAGATCCTCACCAGCCTGGTGTCTGCCCTGGACTCTGTG TGTATGGCCATGTCGAAGCTCAATGCTGAAGTGGCGTGTGTCACCGTACACGAGGACAGTGTCATAGCTGTCGGCACAGAAAAGGGCAGAGTCTTCCTTAACTCCAGGAGAGAAATCCAGACAGACTTCTACAAGTTTTGCC GGGTGCCATGTCTGCAAAATTTGACCACAGCAAATTCACATACCAAAGACCAAGACGGTGATCTCAGCAAACTGAGTAAGGATGGCGAGCATGGGAAACAGAGAGCTCCATCAGATGTTCAGTCCAACATCTTTGTTCTGAGGAAGATGGTGGAGGAAGTCTTCACTGTGCTTTACA GTGAGGCTGTGGGAAAGAGCAGCCTGGTTCCTGTGCCTTACGAGTGGATCCAGAAGGACCCCAGCTGTGTGGTGGCCCACGGCCTGCCTGATGGGGTCACTCTGAAGAAGCCCTCTGAGTATGACATCAAGACTCTGATGAAGATTCTGGAACAGAGCCACCGAATACAGCTCATAGTAAAACG GCCAGCAGAAGATCTGTCTCGAGAAGCCAAGTCCACCGCCGACATCAGCCACAACAATTCTGCCGCTGTCATGACACCAAGCGGCCACGGCCCAGGGAAGAGTACTACCCAGGTAGTCACGTCACCGAGTCCCGCCACTTCCAGCAACTCTGTTCTGTCAAACTTCCTGTACGGCATGCCCATGTCCTCCAAACCCCACCCAGATGGCAAGCTGGATTTCAAACCCATGTCCCTCCTCAACCTCGGCAAAGACAGGCTGGCCAACTGGACAGACAAGAACATGTCTGTCAAGGACTGCACCAGCAATG atgagacAACAAGACTACCTGGTGAGCAAGGTCATAGTCCTCCTGGGGTCCACATCTCCAAGCGGCTGCTCTTCTCCATTGTGCATGAAAAATCAG AAAAGTGGGACTCATTCATTCGGGAAACCGAAGACATCAACACTCTGAGAGAATGTGTTCAGATCTTGTTCAACAGCAGATACG CTGAGGCCCTGGGTCTAGATCACATGGTGCCTGTACCTTACCGCAAAATAGCCTGTGATCCAGGGGCTGTGGAGATCATAGGTATCCCCGACCAGATCCCCTTTAAAAGACCCTGCACCTACGGGGTTCCCAAGCTCAAACGCATCCTGGACGAGCGACACGGAATTCGCTTTATTGTCAAAAG aatGTTTGATGAAAGGATTTTCACTG CTGCTGGCAAGATTgcaagggaggagggaaagcaTGACCTGGGCTCCACGCCTGAAGACAGCTTCCCTGACAATCTGAGCATCCCGCCCACCGCAGCCGAGCTGGTCAGCAATCCTCAGAACAGCAG ATCAACAAGCGCCTGTGTGAGCCCTTTGGCCGAGTGTGAAGCAG GTCCTTCAGGAGATTGCATTCCTTTGAAAAGGATTAAAACAGAGCCTCCAGATGGGGAAATCATTCAAGTCACAGTGCCAG ATGCCGGTACAGCTGGGGAGGAGCCCAGTGAGTCTGTGGCTGAGCCTGCGGCTGCCGCAGCGTGTCCACCCACAGCCTCGCCCTCCGCTCCCCCCGCCCCCGCTGCACCTCCAGCGCCCCTTCACCCGCCGGAAAATCACACAG CTGAAGCTCTGTCTCCTGGTGCGGCCTCCCAGGGCATCAGAAGATCCTCTGAAG CGGGGAGTCTGGTGGAGGACATTGGTGAAATGATTCTTCAGCTGCGGAGACAAGTGGAGAGCCTCTTTAGCATTAAGTACG CTGAAGCTCTGGGCCTACCTGAACCTGCAAAGGTGCCCTACTCCAAGTTCCAGATGTACCCTGAGGATCTGTACGTCACCGGGCTGCCGGAGGGGATCTCTCTCCGGAGGCCCAACTGTTTCGGCGCAGCCAAACTGCGGAAGATCTTGGCTGTGAGCAGTCAGATCCAGTTTGTTGTCAAAAG gCCTGAGCTGTTAACTGAGCAAGTAAAACAAGAAATGCCTTCTATCCCCGTGTGTGATTCAG AGCTGGACACCAAGGATGCAGCACCAGCAACAGAGGATACTGCAGCTATATCCAAGAGACCTGGATTCTCAG aGTGCCTGGAGTCCAAGCTGTCCAGGATCGACCTGGCCAACACGCTGCGAGAGCAGGTCCAGGATCTGTTCAACAGGAAGTATGGGGAGGCATTGGGCATCAAGTACCCCGTCCAAGTGCCTTACAAGAGGATCAAGAACAACCCGGACTCGGTCATCATCGAGGGCCTCCCACCAGGCATCCCCTTCAGGAAGCCCTGCACCTTCGGCTCCCAGAACCTGGAGAGGATCCTGGCGGTCGCTGACAAAATCAGCTTCACCATTACCAG ACCTTTTCAAGGACTCATTCCAAAACCAG cACCTCGACGAGTCACTTTACTAAAGAAGGCCTACGCCTCCATCAGTG ATGAGGACGATATTAACCGCATGGGAGAGAAAGTGGTCCTTCGAGAGCAAGTCAAGGAACTGTTCAACAAGAAATACG GTGAAGCTCTGGGCTTAGACCGCTCCGTCATGGTCCCCTACAAGTTAATCCGCGGCAGTCCGGAGTCTGTAGAAGTTAGTGGCCTTCCAGACGACATCCCCTTCCGAAACCCAAACACCTACGACATTGCGTGCCTGGAGAAAATCCTTCAAGCCGCAGATAAAATAACATTCAACATCAAGAGCCAGCTACA GCCGTTTGCAGAAATCTGTAGCCAGGCTTGTAACACAG
- the gtf2ird1 gene encoding general transcription factor II-I repeat domain-containing protein 1 isoform X1, with the protein MAQMRKLACDGIRTNSRGEPQVPLVSARQEILTSLVSALDSVCMAMSKLNAEVACVTVHEDSVIAVGTEKGRVFLNSRREIQTDFYKFCRVPCLQNLTTANSHTKDQDGDLSKLSKDGEHGKQRAPSDVQSNIFVLRKMVEEVFTVLYSEAVGKSSLVPVPYEWIQKDPSCVVAHGLPDGVTLKKPSEYDIKTLMKILEQSHRIQLIVKRPAEDLSREAKSTADISHNNSAAVMTPSGHGPGKSTTQVVTSPSPATSSNSVLSNFLYGMPMSSKPHPDGKLDFKPMSLLNLGKDRLANWTDKNMSVKDCTSNDETTRLPGEQGHSPPGVHISKRLLFSIVHEKSEKWDSFIRETEDINTLRECVQILFNSRYAEALGLDHMVPVPYRKIACDPGAVEIIGIPDQIPFKRPCTYGVPKLKRILDERHGIRFIVKRMFDERIFTAAGKIAREEGKHDLGSTPEDSFPDNLSIPPTAAELVSNPQNSRSTSACVSPLAECEAGPSGDCIPLKRIKTEPPDGEIIQVTVPDAGTAGEEPSESVAEPAAAAACPPTASPSAPPAPAAPPAPLHPPENHTAEALSPGAASQGIRRSSEAGSLVEDIGEMILQLRRQVESLFSIKYAEALGLPEPAKVPYSKFQMYPEDLYVTGLPEGISLRRPNCFGAAKLRKILAVSSQIQFVVKRPELLTEQVKQEMPSIPVCDSELDTKDAAPATEDTAAISKRPGFSECLESKLSRIDLANTLREQVQDLFNRKYGEALGIKYPVQVPYKRIKNNPDSVIIEGLPPGIPFRKPCTFGSQNLERILAVADKISFTITRPFQGLIPKPAPRRVTLLKKAYASISDEDDINRMGEKVVLREQVKELFNKKYGEALGLDRSVMVPYKLIRGSPESVEVSGLPDDIPFRNPNTYDIACLEKILQAADKITFNIKSQLQPFAEICSQACNTVGTDASTNRRKRKRVQESNRVPASSDLGLSTNQIPMMQWPMYMVDYSGVNVQVPGKVNY; encoded by the exons ATGGCTCAGATGAGGAAGTTGGCATGTGATGGCATCAGGACAAACTCCCGGGGCGAGCCGCAGGTCCCTCTGGTGTCTGCCAGACAGGAGATCCTCACCAGCCTGGTGTCTGCCCTGGACTCTGTG TGTATGGCCATGTCGAAGCTCAATGCTGAAGTGGCGTGTGTCACCGTACACGAGGACAGTGTCATAGCTGTCGGCACAGAAAAGGGCAGAGTCTTCCTTAACTCCAGGAGAGAAATCCAGACAGACTTCTACAAGTTTTGCC GGGTGCCATGTCTGCAAAATTTGACCACAGCAAATTCACATACCAAAGACCAAGACGGTGATCTCAGCAAACTGAGTAAGGATGGCGAGCATGGGAAACAGAGAGCTCCATCAGATGTTCAGTCCAACATCTTTGTTCTGAGGAAGATGGTGGAGGAAGTCTTCACTGTGCTTTACA GTGAGGCTGTGGGAAAGAGCAGCCTGGTTCCTGTGCCTTACGAGTGGATCCAGAAGGACCCCAGCTGTGTGGTGGCCCACGGCCTGCCTGATGGGGTCACTCTGAAGAAGCCCTCTGAGTATGACATCAAGACTCTGATGAAGATTCTGGAACAGAGCCACCGAATACAGCTCATAGTAAAACG GCCAGCAGAAGATCTGTCTCGAGAAGCCAAGTCCACCGCCGACATCAGCCACAACAATTCTGCCGCTGTCATGACACCAAGCGGCCACGGCCCAGGGAAGAGTACTACCCAGGTAGTCACGTCACCGAGTCCCGCCACTTCCAGCAACTCTGTTCTGTCAAACTTCCTGTACGGCATGCCCATGTCCTCCAAACCCCACCCAGATGGCAAGCTGGATTTCAAACCCATGTCCCTCCTCAACCTCGGCAAAGACAGGCTGGCCAACTGGACAGACAAGAACATGTCTGTCAAGGACTGCACCAGCAATG atgagacAACAAGACTACCTGGTGAGCAAGGTCATAGTCCTCCTGGGGTCCACATCTCCAAGCGGCTGCTCTTCTCCATTGTGCATGAAAAATCAG AAAAGTGGGACTCATTCATTCGGGAAACCGAAGACATCAACACTCTGAGAGAATGTGTTCAGATCTTGTTCAACAGCAGATACG CTGAGGCCCTGGGTCTAGATCACATGGTGCCTGTACCTTACCGCAAAATAGCCTGTGATCCAGGGGCTGTGGAGATCATAGGTATCCCCGACCAGATCCCCTTTAAAAGACCCTGCACCTACGGGGTTCCCAAGCTCAAACGCATCCTGGACGAGCGACACGGAATTCGCTTTATTGTCAAAAG aatGTTTGATGAAAGGATTTTCACTG CTGCTGGCAAGATTgcaagggaggagggaaagcaTGACCTGGGCTCCACGCCTGAAGACAGCTTCCCTGACAATCTGAGCATCCCGCCCACCGCAGCCGAGCTGGTCAGCAATCCTCAGAACAGCAG ATCAACAAGCGCCTGTGTGAGCCCTTTGGCCGAGTGTGAAGCAG GTCCTTCAGGAGATTGCATTCCTTTGAAAAGGATTAAAACAGAGCCTCCAGATGGGGAAATCATTCAAGTCACAGTGCCAG ATGCCGGTACAGCTGGGGAGGAGCCCAGTGAGTCTGTGGCTGAGCCTGCGGCTGCCGCAGCGTGTCCACCCACAGCCTCGCCCTCCGCTCCCCCCGCCCCCGCTGCACCTCCAGCGCCCCTTCACCCGCCGGAAAATCACACAG CTGAAGCTCTGTCTCCTGGTGCGGCCTCCCAGGGCATCAGAAGATCCTCTGAAG CGGGGAGTCTGGTGGAGGACATTGGTGAAATGATTCTTCAGCTGCGGAGACAAGTGGAGAGCCTCTTTAGCATTAAGTACG CTGAAGCTCTGGGCCTACCTGAACCTGCAAAGGTGCCCTACTCCAAGTTCCAGATGTACCCTGAGGATCTGTACGTCACCGGGCTGCCGGAGGGGATCTCTCTCCGGAGGCCCAACTGTTTCGGCGCAGCCAAACTGCGGAAGATCTTGGCTGTGAGCAGTCAGATCCAGTTTGTTGTCAAAAG gCCTGAGCTGTTAACTGAGCAAGTAAAACAAGAAATGCCTTCTATCCCCGTGTGTGATTCAG AGCTGGACACCAAGGATGCAGCACCAGCAACAGAGGATACTGCAGCTATATCCAAGAGACCTGGATTCTCAG aGTGCCTGGAGTCCAAGCTGTCCAGGATCGACCTGGCCAACACGCTGCGAGAGCAGGTCCAGGATCTGTTCAACAGGAAGTATGGGGAGGCATTGGGCATCAAGTACCCCGTCCAAGTGCCTTACAAGAGGATCAAGAACAACCCGGACTCGGTCATCATCGAGGGCCTCCCACCAGGCATCCCCTTCAGGAAGCCCTGCACCTTCGGCTCCCAGAACCTGGAGAGGATCCTGGCGGTCGCTGACAAAATCAGCTTCACCATTACCAG ACCTTTTCAAGGACTCATTCCAAAACCAG cACCTCGACGAGTCACTTTACTAAAGAAGGCCTACGCCTCCATCAGTG ATGAGGACGATATTAACCGCATGGGAGAGAAAGTGGTCCTTCGAGAGCAAGTCAAGGAACTGTTCAACAAGAAATACG GTGAAGCTCTGGGCTTAGACCGCTCCGTCATGGTCCCCTACAAGTTAATCCGCGGCAGTCCGGAGTCTGTAGAAGTTAGTGGCCTTCCAGACGACATCCCCTTCCGAAACCCAAACACCTACGACATTGCGTGCCTGGAGAAAATCCTTCAAGCCGCAGATAAAATAACATTCAACATCAAGAGCCAGCTACA GCCGTTTGCAGAAATCTGTAGCCAGGCTTGTAACACAG